One segment of Erigeron canadensis isolate Cc75 chromosome 2, C_canadensis_v1, whole genome shotgun sequence DNA contains the following:
- the LOC122586378 gene encoding protein trichome birefringence-like 34: protein MGFWDMKTLFSCSIVMMFLLGGLATLSYYQNNNNRTSSFKVVTLTTATTTITTVSNRVLDHYKRRLKTRPPSLIMKTCDLFSGRWVHDNKSHYPLYKEYECPYLHGDLACQTYGRKDSKYQQWRWQPHGCDFPRFDGKAIVERLRGKRLLFVGDSINRNQWDSMICMLHSLIPGKKKVNMRGLNGTLYTFRAEDYNISVDYYWAPMLVESNGDDPSNHRLNHRTIRIDNIEKHARHWVDADILVFNTYLWWRLPIIKFVKGPGSLLGGPNQVQNEVDNLSAYKMVLKTWSKWVLSHIDSVKTRMFFMGLTATHSRATDWGGKKQATCYKEKEPVMKDGFWESRTDPKMLRILDSSLTELRAKGVNLQLINITQLTQQRKDAHPTVHRRLWRPVTDEQKKGPQRSSDCTHWCLPGVPDIWNELLLAYIFPTTETAIQ from the exons ATGGGATTTTGGGACATGAAGACATTGTTCAGTTGTAGCATAGTCATGATGTTTCTCCTCGGAGGTTTAGCAACTTTAAGCTATTATCAGAACAACAACAATCGAACTAGCAGCTTTAAAGTCGTTACCCTTACAACTGCGACGACTACAATTACAACAGTCTCTAATCGAGTTTTAGATCATTATAAGAGAAGGTTGAAAACTAGACCACCTTCATTAATAATGAAAACATGTGACTTGTTCTCTGGCAGATGGGTTCATGATAACAAGAGTCATTACCCTTTGTATAAAGAATATGAGTGTCCATATCTTCATGGTGATTTAGCTTGTCAAACTTACGGCAGAAAGGATTCTAAGTATCAGCAATGGAGATGGCAACCCCATGGCTGTGATTTCCC TAGGTTTGATGGCAAAGCAATAGTAGAGAGATTAAGGGGTAAAAGGCTATTGTTTGTGGGTGATTCAATAAATAGGAACCAATGGGACTCAATGATATGCATGCTCCATTCATTGATCCCGGGTAAAAAGAAGGTCAATATGCGAGGTCTCAATGGTACCTTGTACACCTTCAGGGCCGAG GACTACAATATCTCCGTCGACTACTATTGGGCTCCAATGCTGGTGGAATCAAATGGTGATGATCCATCCAACCATCGTCTTAACCATCGAACTATTCGAATAGATAACATTGAGAAACATGCTAGACATTGGGTTGATGCAGATATACTGGTCTTCAATACCTATCTTTGGTGGAGATTACCCATAATAAAGTTCGT GAAGGGTCCTGGATCATTGTTGGGTGGTCCTAATCAAGTCCAAAATGAAGTAGATAATCTAAGTGCATATAAAATGGTTCTTAAAACATGGTCTAAATGGGTACTTTCCCATATTGATTCTGTCAAGACCAGGATGTTTTTCATGGGCCTTACTGCAACTCATTCAAG AGCTACAGATTGGGGAGGCAAGAAGCAAGCAACATGTTACAAAGAGAAAGAGCCAGTGATGAAAGACGGATTTTGGGAGAGCCGAACAGATCCAAAGATGCTAAGAATATTGGATTCTTCATTAACAGAATTAAGAGCCAAAGGGGTGAATTTACAACTAATAAACATAACACAGCTAACACAACAGAGAAAAGATGCACACCCTACTGTTCATAGAAGATTATGGCGTCCCGTAACTGACGAGCAAAAGAAGGGCCCGCAACGTTCTTCTGATTGCACACATTGGTGCCTTCCCGGAGTTCCTGATATTTGGAATGAGCTGCTATTGGCGTACATTTTTCCAACAACAGAAACTGCTATCCAGTAA